Proteins from one Streptomyces genisteinicus genomic window:
- a CDS encoding ArsR/SmtB family transcription factor, which produces MSNVRVLPVLEPEMEPCCPPLDERPLTAEEAERTAVMFKALGDPVRLRLFSSVASHEGGEACVCDISDVGVSQPTVSHHLRKLKEAGLLSSERRGTWVYYRVEPTVLAAMGALLAKAASA; this is translated from the coding sequence ATGTCGAACGTGAGGGTGCTGCCTGTACTGGAGCCCGAGATGGAGCCGTGCTGTCCGCCTCTCGACGAACGGCCGTTGACCGCCGAGGAGGCCGAGCGGACCGCTGTCATGTTCAAAGCGCTTGGCGATCCGGTCCGGCTGCGACTCTTCTCCTCCGTCGCCTCGCACGAGGGGGGCGAGGCGTGCGTCTGCGACATCTCCGATGTCGGCGTCTCCCAGCCCACGGTCTCCCATCACCTGAGGAAGCTGAAGGAAGCCGGGCTGCTCTCCTCGGAACGCCGCGGCACCTGGGTGTACTACCGCGTTGAGCCCACCGTGCTCGCGGCCATGGGAGCTCTCCTCGCCAAGGCCGCCTCGGCCTGA
- a CDS encoding ArsI/CadI family heavy metal resistance metalloenzyme, protein MSRVQLALRVPDLAASVAFYSKLFGTEPAKLRDGYANFAIEEPPLKLVLIEGAENEDTHLDHLGVEVGTTEAVHAATARLGEAGLPTTEENDTTCCYALQDKVWVHGPGREPWEVYVVKADAGALAKQQGSACCAGAEATADSEASEPVAAGGCC, encoded by the coding sequence ATGTCCCGCGTACAGCTCGCCCTGCGCGTACCCGACCTGGCGGCGTCCGTCGCCTTCTACAGCAAGCTCTTCGGCACCGAACCGGCCAAGCTCCGCGACGGCTACGCCAACTTCGCCATCGAGGAACCGCCGCTCAAGCTCGTCCTCATCGAAGGCGCCGAGAACGAGGACACTCATCTGGACCACCTCGGCGTCGAGGTCGGCACCACCGAGGCGGTGCACGCCGCCACTGCCCGCCTGGGCGAGGCCGGTCTGCCGACGACGGAGGAGAACGACACCACCTGTTGCTACGCACTTCAGGACAAGGTGTGGGTCCACGGCCCCGGCCGCGAACCCTGGGAGGTGTACGTCGTCAAGGCGGACGCCGGCGCCCTGGCCAAGCAGCAGGGCAGCGCCTGCTGCGCCGGTGCAGAGGCCACCGCCGACAGCGAGGCGAGTGAACCGGTCGCTGCCGGCGGATGCTGCTGA
- a CDS encoding NAD(P)-binding domain-containing protein, translating to MNASTIDQLPVVVVGAGPAGLAAAAHLVDRGLEPLVLEAGTQAGAAVREWSHVRLFSAWPEVVDPVAEKLLAPTGWVKPDADTYPTGGDWADAYLQPLADALGDRIRLDARVTGVSRTGRDRVVDADREQQPFTVHIRYADGREERVLARAVIDASGTWSTPSPAGGDGLPALGERAASDRISYRVPDLKDPAVRARYAGRRTAVIGSGASAFTALASLAALAQSQDGTHTRATWVLRRAISGNTFGGGSADQLPARGALGLAAKAAVDEGYAAAVTGFRTDAIERDGERLVLVAEDGHRLEPVDEVIVLTGFRPDLTFLDELRLGLDDRLQAPVELAPLIDPNQHSCGTVYPHGVKELAHPEEGVYLVGMKSYGRAPSFLALTGYEQVRSVVAAIAGDRESAERVELVLPETGVCGGAGLFDQPADTSTGGGCCATPTAFQIGVGAPAVSGGC from the coding sequence GTGAACGCCTCCACCATCGACCAGCTGCCCGTCGTGGTCGTTGGAGCCGGGCCTGCCGGTCTGGCCGCTGCCGCGCACCTCGTCGACCGGGGCCTGGAACCCTTGGTCCTTGAGGCCGGCACCCAGGCGGGAGCCGCGGTGCGGGAGTGGTCCCATGTGCGGCTCTTCTCCGCCTGGCCCGAGGTCGTGGACCCCGTCGCCGAGAAGCTCCTGGCTCCGACCGGCTGGGTGAAGCCTGATGCGGACACGTATCCGACCGGTGGCGATTGGGCGGACGCCTATCTCCAGCCGCTCGCGGACGCCCTCGGCGACAGGATTCGGCTCGATGCCCGGGTCACCGGCGTCTCCCGTACCGGACGCGACCGCGTTGTCGACGCCGACCGTGAGCAGCAGCCCTTCACCGTGCACATCCGGTACGCCGACGGACGCGAGGAACGTGTCCTTGCCCGGGCCGTGATCGATGCCTCGGGTACGTGGTCCACCCCGAGCCCTGCCGGCGGCGACGGACTCCCGGCTCTCGGCGAGCGCGCGGCGTCCGACCGGATCTCCTATCGCGTGCCCGACCTCAAGGACCCTGCCGTGCGCGCCCGATACGCAGGCCGGCGTACCGCCGTCATCGGCTCCGGAGCCTCCGCCTTCACCGCCCTCGCCTCGCTCGCCGCCCTCGCACAGTCCCAGGACGGCACACACACCCGCGCGACGTGGGTCCTGCGGCGCGCCATCTCGGGCAACACCTTCGGAGGGGGCAGCGCAGACCAGCTCCCCGCCCGTGGGGCCCTCGGTCTCGCGGCGAAGGCCGCGGTCGACGAGGGGTACGCGGCCGCCGTCACCGGCTTCCGCACGGATGCGATCGAGCGCGACGGCGAGCGCCTGGTCCTGGTCGCCGAGGACGGCCATCGGCTCGAGCCGGTCGACGAGGTCATCGTCCTCACCGGCTTCCGCCCCGACCTGACCTTCCTCGATGAGCTCCGCCTCGGCCTGGACGACCGCCTCCAGGCCCCGGTCGAGCTGGCTCCGCTGATCGACCCGAACCAGCACTCCTGCGGCACGGTCTACCCACACGGTGTGAAGGAGCTGGCGCACCCGGAGGAAGGCGTGTACCTGGTGGGCATGAAGTCCTACGGCCGAGCTCCCTCCTTCCTGGCCCTCACGGGCTACGAGCAGGTCCGCTCGGTCGTCGCCGCCATCGCAGGCGACCGTGAGTCCGCCGAACGCGTCGAGCTCGTACTCCCCGAGACCGGGGTCTGCGGGGGCGCCGGCCTCTTCGACCAGCCCGCCGACACCTCGACCGGCGGCGGCTGCTGTGCGACCCCGACGGCGTTCCAGATCGGAGTCGGAGCACCTGCCGTCTCCGGCGGCTGCTGA
- a CDS encoding MBL fold metallo-hydrolase yields the protein MSIHRIGHEISVLGDHLEVAGIGFLPVNAFVLHAAEPVVVDTGLGLPDRDFVRTLGAVLDPEDVRWIWLSHPDRDHTGGIFALLESAPRARVVTTFAGAGIMSTERPLPLDRLHLLNPGQSLDVGDRMLHAFRPPLFDNPATIGFYDEKSAACFSSDCFGAPMPSAELAEGDSAGDVKDGDLRAAQLLWATVDSPWVHLVDPGRYADTLAPLRAMDPEIVLSTHLPPAPGLAPQMLDTIALAPGADPFVGPDQHALEEMLAAFEPGPPPGPGR from the coding sequence ATGAGCATTCACCGGATCGGACACGAGATCTCCGTGCTCGGCGATCATCTGGAGGTCGCCGGCATCGGGTTCCTGCCCGTGAACGCCTTCGTCCTGCACGCCGCCGAGCCCGTCGTCGTCGACACCGGACTCGGCCTGCCCGACCGCGACTTCGTGAGGACCCTCGGGGCGGTCCTGGACCCCGAGGACGTGCGCTGGATCTGGCTCAGCCACCCCGACCGGGACCACACCGGCGGCATCTTCGCGCTGCTGGAGTCCGCGCCCCGGGCCCGGGTGGTCACCACCTTCGCGGGCGCGGGCATCATGTCGACGGAACGCCCGCTCCCGCTCGACCGGCTCCACCTCCTCAACCCGGGCCAGTCCCTCGACGTGGGCGACCGCATGCTCCACGCCTTCCGGCCCCCGCTGTTCGACAACCCGGCGACCATCGGCTTCTACGACGAGAAGTCCGCGGCCTGCTTCAGCTCCGACTGCTTCGGCGCCCCGATGCCCTCGGCCGAGCTCGCGGAGGGCGACAGCGCGGGCGACGTGAAGGACGGCGACCTGCGGGCCGCCCAGCTGCTGTGGGCGACCGTGGACAGCCCCTGGGTCCATCTCGTCGATCCGGGCCGGTACGCGGACACGCTCGCCCCGCTGCGCGCGATGGACCCCGAGATCGTGCTCAGCACCCATCTGCCGCCGGCGCCCGGGCTCGCCCCCCAGATGCTCGACACGATCGCCCTGGCCCCCGGCGCGGACCCCTTCGTCGGACCCGACCAGCACGCACTGGAGGAGATGCTGGCCGCCTTCGAACCGGGACCGCCGCCCGGCCCCGGCAGGTGA
- a CDS encoding GNAT family N-acetyltransferase produces MTGSATRTITVAPLTADHADEVVAIYQAGIDEGNATFETVAPSWEQFDAARMPEHRFAAVDEAGRVLGWVAATKVSDRCAYAGVVEHSVYVHPDARGRGVASVLLKALIDSTEATGIWTIQSGIFPENSASLAVHARAGFRVIGTRERVGRHHGVWRDTVLVERRSPRID; encoded by the coding sequence ATGACCGGATCAGCCACCCGCACCATCACCGTCGCACCACTCACGGCCGACCACGCCGACGAGGTCGTCGCGATCTACCAGGCCGGCATCGACGAGGGCAACGCCACCTTCGAGACCGTCGCTCCGTCCTGGGAACAGTTCGACGCGGCCAGGATGCCTGAGCATCGATTCGCCGCGGTCGACGAGGCCGGCCGGGTGCTCGGGTGGGTGGCGGCCACGAAGGTCTCCGACCGGTGCGCGTACGCAGGAGTCGTCGAGCACTCCGTGTACGTACACCCCGACGCACGGGGGCGCGGCGTCGCCTCGGTGCTGCTGAAGGCGCTCATCGACTCGACCGAGGCGACCGGGATCTGGACGATTCAGTCCGGCATCTTCCCAGAGAACTCCGCCAGCCTCGCCGTCCACGCCCGTGCGGGCTTCCGGGTCATCGGCACGCGCGAGCGCGTCGGCCGCCACCACGGCGTCTGGCGCGACACCGTCCTCGTGGAGCGTCGCAGTCCGCGCATCGACTGA
- a CDS encoding ROK family protein: MAERDRRTVRDLRRGNRARVLERVYFGGPASRQELGPATALSSGSISNVVSELVAEGVLEEAGVVDSDGGRPRTLLRVAPASGLLVGVDIGETRVRVELFDLSLTELGRAERPLDRHGYDVERVVAHVRAGVGRVLGDAGADTARLLGIGVGVPGLVEQDPAAGGAVVHGQTIGWDAVPFERLLREAVDIPDDVPLFIDNGAKTLGQAEMWFGGGRGASTAAVALIGSGVGASVVQSADPGGAARPQAVEWGHTTVRIRGRRCRCGAAGCLEAYVGAAALRERWQEAGAELPADAGDEAVLAALLAAAFPEDGSAPDARAAALLDETAEYLGAAVADLVNLFCPERVLLGGWAGLLLGPRLLPGVRRHAEAYALRHAASRTTIELGRLGPDAVTVGAATLPLSDFLGRGGSRRPPSAPRAPVPEGGIRSLWG, from the coding sequence ATGGCGGAGCGCGACAGACGGACAGTGCGTGACCTGCGGCGGGGGAATCGGGCCAGGGTCCTGGAGCGGGTGTACTTCGGCGGCCCCGCGAGCCGCCAGGAGCTCGGGCCGGCCACCGCGCTCAGCTCCGGATCGATCAGCAACGTCGTCTCCGAACTCGTCGCCGAGGGCGTTCTGGAGGAAGCCGGCGTCGTCGACTCCGACGGCGGACGCCCGCGCACGCTGCTGCGGGTCGCCCCCGCGAGCGGGCTGCTCGTCGGTGTGGACATCGGCGAGACCCGGGTGCGCGTCGAGCTCTTCGACCTCTCGCTCACCGAACTCGGCCGCGCCGAGCGACCCCTGGACCGGCACGGGTACGACGTGGAGCGGGTGGTCGCCCATGTGCGCGCCGGGGTCGGCCGGGTCCTCGGCGACGCCGGGGCGGACACCGCGCGCCTGCTCGGGATCGGCGTGGGCGTGCCGGGACTCGTCGAGCAGGACCCCGCCGCGGGCGGCGCCGTCGTCCACGGCCAGACCATCGGCTGGGACGCCGTCCCCTTCGAACGGCTGCTCCGGGAGGCCGTGGACATCCCCGACGACGTCCCGCTCTTCATCGACAACGGCGCCAAGACGCTCGGCCAGGCGGAGATGTGGTTCGGCGGGGGGCGGGGGGCGTCGACCGCCGCCGTCGCGCTGATCGGATCCGGCGTCGGCGCGTCCGTCGTCCAGTCCGCCGACCCCGGCGGGGCCGCGCGGCCGCAGGCTGTGGAATGGGGGCACACCACCGTGCGCATCCGCGGCCGCCGCTGCCGGTGCGGCGCGGCGGGCTGCCTGGAGGCGTACGTGGGCGCCGCCGCGCTGCGCGAGCGCTGGCAGGAGGCGGGCGCCGAACTGCCCGCCGACGCCGGTGACGAGGCGGTCCTCGCGGCACTGCTCGCCGCCGCCTTCCCCGAGGACGGCTCCGCTCCGGACGCCCGCGCCGCGGCCCTCCTCGACGAGACGGCCGAGTACCTGGGAGCCGCCGTCGCCGACCTCGTCAACCTCTTCTGTCCGGAACGTGTCCTCCTGGGAGGCTGGGCCGGGCTGCTCCTCGGACCGCGGCTGCTCCCCGGCGTACGCCGTCACGCCGAGGCGTACGCGCTGCGCCACGCGGCGTCCCGCACCACGATCGAGCTGGGCAGACTCGGCCCGGACGCGGTGACGGTGGGGGCGGCGACGCTGCCGCTGTCGGACTTCCTCGGCCGTGGCGGGAGCCGCCGCCCGCCGAGTGCGCCCCGCGCACCCGTTCCCGAGGGCGGGATCCGGTCACTCTGGGGCTGA
- a CDS encoding DMT family transporter, giving the protein MSSLALSVLLSLVSAVAYAAGAILQEQVATTTPSRPYAPLHHTGWWIAVALNGVGAVLHVIALAYGPLSLVQPLGALTIVFALPMAAVFVRRRAGATAWRGAVMATAGLAGLLALTGGNGSHTLGTGQRGVLAGAALGVVALLFLTAQGVHRPVLRSVLLAAGAGVAFGIASVFTKTVAVDWSWGVPFAQWPAMSVIAVLAVAGLLLSQASYRGSGLAAPLATVTVVNPVVAAAVGITLFGEDFRYGVTGTVLALACGALAAGGLVLLTVERLGSDGGTPRADAPDVRSEVRGGTTPGGLVAAQRARGRAAERPGREASDRHAAGPEVGERIDVRSVAGTGPDLEVEMGPRAVPGGS; this is encoded by the coding sequence ATGAGTTCCCTCGCGCTGTCCGTGCTCCTGTCACTGGTCTCCGCGGTCGCCTACGCGGCCGGGGCGATCCTCCAGGAGCAGGTGGCGACCACGACGCCCTCCCGACCCTATGCACCGCTGCACCACACGGGATGGTGGATCGCCGTGGCGCTGAACGGCGTGGGCGCCGTCCTGCACGTGATCGCCCTCGCCTACGGGCCGCTGAGCCTGGTGCAGCCGCTGGGAGCCCTGACCATCGTCTTCGCGCTGCCGATGGCCGCCGTGTTCGTACGGCGGCGGGCGGGCGCCACCGCCTGGCGCGGCGCGGTCATGGCGACGGCCGGCCTCGCCGGGCTGCTGGCGCTGACCGGGGGCAACGGCTCGCACACCCTGGGAACCGGTCAGCGCGGCGTGCTCGCGGGCGCGGCGCTCGGTGTGGTGGCCCTGCTCTTCCTGACGGCGCAGGGCGTCCACCGGCCGGTACTGCGCAGCGTGCTGCTGGCGGCGGGGGCGGGCGTCGCGTTCGGGATCGCCTCGGTCTTCACCAAGACGGTCGCCGTCGACTGGAGCTGGGGTGTGCCGTTCGCACAGTGGCCGGCCATGTCCGTGATCGCCGTGCTCGCCGTCGCGGGCCTGCTGCTCTCCCAGGCGTCCTACCGCGGCTCGGGGCTCGCGGCCCCGCTCGCCACGGTCACCGTCGTCAACCCCGTGGTCGCGGCCGCGGTGGGGATCACCCTGTTCGGCGAGGACTTCCGCTACGGCGTGACGGGGACGGTGCTCGCGCTCGCATGCGGGGCGCTGGCGGCCGGCGGCCTGGTGCTGCTCACCGTCGAGCGTCTCGGCTCCGACGGGGGCACGCCCCGAGCGGACGCCCCGGACGTCCGCTCAGAGGTCCGGGGCGGAACCACTCCGGGAGGGCTGGTGGCCGCGCAGCGGGCCCGGGGCCGGGCAGCGGAGCGGCCCGGCCGCGAGGCCTCAGACCGACACGCCGCCGGACCGGAGGTAGGCGAGCGGATCGATGTCCGATCCGTAGCCGGGACCGGTCCTGATCTCGAAGTGGAGATGGGGCCCCGTGCTGTTCCCGGTGGATCCTGA
- the gndA gene encoding NADP-dependent phosphogluconate dehydrogenase: protein MSGTARIGVTGLAVMGRNLARNFARNGLTVAVHNRTASRTRALVDDFGDEGSFVACESAEEFVAALERPRRLMIMVKAGDATDAVIEEFAPLLEEGDIVIDGGNAHFADTRRREKALRERGIHFVGVGVSGGEEGALNGPSIMPGGSAASYEALGPLLERIAARAPDGTPCVTHVGPDGAGHFVKMVHNGIEYADMQLIAEAYHLLRAVAGYSPARIAETFRTWNTGRLDSYLIEITAEVLAHTDAATGEPFVDVVADRAEQKGTGRWTVQTALDLGVPVSGIAEAVFARSLSGHAELRESSRGLPGPGPAALDEEAAARFADRVEQALYASKIVSYTQGFHQVRAGSEEYGWEVDPGAVAAIWRAGCIIRAAFLDRIREAYDTRPGLPSLLTDKLFREEIAAAQDDWREVVATAARQGVPTPGFSAALAYYDALRADRLPAALTQGQRDFFGAHTYRRTDREGAFHTLWAGDRSEVAAD, encoded by the coding sequence ATGAGTGGAACCGCCCGCATCGGTGTCACCGGACTCGCGGTGATGGGCCGCAATCTCGCCCGCAACTTCGCGCGGAACGGGCTGACCGTCGCCGTCCACAACCGGACGGCCTCCCGGACCAGGGCGTTGGTCGACGACTTCGGCGACGAGGGCTCGTTCGTCGCCTGCGAGTCCGCGGAGGAGTTCGTCGCGGCCCTGGAGCGGCCCCGCCGCCTGATGATCATGGTGAAGGCCGGCGACGCCACGGACGCGGTGATCGAGGAATTCGCGCCCCTGCTGGAGGAGGGGGACATCGTGATCGACGGCGGAAACGCCCACTTCGCGGACACCCGGCGGCGGGAGAAGGCGCTGCGCGAGCGCGGCATCCACTTCGTCGGGGTCGGGGTGTCCGGCGGCGAGGAGGGCGCGCTGAACGGGCCGAGCATCATGCCGGGCGGTTCGGCGGCGTCGTACGAGGCGCTCGGTCCGCTGCTGGAGCGGATCGCCGCGCGGGCGCCGGACGGCACGCCGTGCGTCACCCATGTCGGGCCCGACGGCGCAGGGCACTTCGTGAAGATGGTCCACAACGGCATCGAGTACGCCGACATGCAGCTGATCGCCGAGGCGTACCACCTGCTCCGGGCGGTCGCCGGGTACTCCCCCGCCCGGATCGCGGAGACGTTCCGCACCTGGAACACCGGGCGGCTGGACTCGTACCTGATCGAGATCACGGCGGAGGTGCTGGCGCACACGGACGCGGCGACGGGCGAGCCGTTCGTCGACGTGGTCGCCGACCGGGCCGAGCAGAAGGGCACCGGCCGGTGGACCGTGCAGACCGCGCTCGACCTGGGGGTGCCGGTGTCGGGGATCGCAGAGGCCGTGTTCGCCCGCTCCCTGTCGGGCCACGCGGAACTGCGCGAGAGCTCCCGCGGCCTGCCGGGGCCCGGTCCCGCGGCACTGGACGAGGAGGCGGCGGCCCGCTTCGCGGACCGGGTGGAGCAGGCGCTGTACGCGTCCAAGATCGTGTCGTACACGCAGGGCTTCCACCAGGTGCGGGCGGGGAGCGAGGAGTACGGCTGGGAGGTCGACCCGGGTGCGGTGGCGGCCATCTGGCGGGCGGGGTGCATCATCCGGGCCGCGTTCCTGGACCGGATCCGCGAGGCGTACGACACCCGCCCCGGTCTGCCGAGCCTCCTGACGGACAAGCTGTTCCGGGAGGAGATCGCAGCCGCGCAGGACGACTGGCGCGAGGTGGTGGCCACCGCGGCGCGGCAGGGGGTGCCGACGCCGGGCTTCTCGGCGGCTCTGGCGTACTACGACGCGCTGCGCGCCGACCGGCTGCCGGCCGCGCTCACCCAGGGGCAGCGCGACTTCTTCGGGGCGCACACCTACCGCCGGACCGACCGCGAGGGGGCGTTCCACACCCTCTGGGCGGGCGACCGCTCGGAGGTGGCGGCGGACTGA
- a CDS encoding SDR family oxidoreductase gives MTLTDDSPVAYGPGIDPERLAVCLSVLDELDKLEVDHPDAIAVRRATAGIYRTVKQRRRQERRAAKTAHDRAVTEATATGSAERIDDETQGLLPSSSTVGEIAGILRRPRSCYICKSRYVEVDAFYHQLCQPCAAENRMRRDAGADLTGKRALLTGGRAKIGMYIALRLLRDGAHTTITTRFPNDAIRRFKAMPDSADWIHRLKIVGIDLRDPAQVVALADSVAAEGPLDILINNAAQTVRRSPQAYSELVAAESAPLPAGELPPAQVIGTFGSGAVDSVAALPVSAGEGLRAQEITDLALVSGSASLERIAAGTAIDAGGLVPDLHDTNSWIQTVSEVDPVELLEVQLCNSTAPFILISRLRPAMAAAAGRRKYVVNVSAMEGVFSRGYKGAGHPHTNMAKAALNMLTRTSAQEMFEKDGILMTAVDTGWITDERPHPDKMRLAEEGFHAPLDLVDGAARVYDPIVRGEAGEDLFGCFLKDYAPANW, from the coding sequence ATGACCCTGACCGACGACAGCCCCGTGGCCTACGGCCCGGGCATCGACCCCGAGCGTCTCGCCGTCTGCCTCAGCGTGCTCGACGAGCTCGACAAGCTGGAGGTCGACCACCCCGACGCCATCGCCGTGCGCCGGGCGACGGCCGGCATCTACCGCACGGTCAAGCAGCGCCGCCGCCAGGAGCGGCGGGCCGCCAAGACCGCCCACGACCGTGCCGTGACCGAGGCCACCGCCACCGGCTCCGCCGAGCGGATCGACGACGAGACCCAGGGCCTGCTGCCCTCGTCCTCGACGGTCGGCGAGATCGCGGGGATACTCCGCCGCCCCCGGTCCTGCTACATCTGCAAGAGCCGCTACGTCGAGGTCGACGCCTTCTACCACCAGCTGTGCCAGCCGTGCGCCGCCGAGAACCGCATGCGGCGCGACGCCGGTGCCGACCTCACCGGCAAGCGGGCGCTCCTCACCGGTGGCCGCGCCAAGATCGGCATGTACATCGCGCTGCGGCTGCTGCGCGACGGCGCGCACACGACCATCACCACCCGGTTCCCGAACGACGCCATCCGCCGCTTCAAGGCGATGCCGGACAGCGCCGACTGGATCCACCGCCTCAAGATCGTCGGAATCGACCTCCGCGACCCGGCCCAGGTCGTCGCCCTGGCGGACTCGGTGGCCGCCGAGGGGCCGCTCGACATCCTGATCAACAACGCCGCCCAGACCGTCCGCCGCTCGCCCCAGGCGTACAGCGAACTGGTCGCCGCCGAGTCCGCCCCGCTTCCCGCGGGCGAGCTCCCGCCCGCGCAGGTGATCGGCACCTTCGGCAGCGGCGCCGTCGACTCCGTCGCCGCCCTCCCGGTCTCCGCCGGCGAGGGGCTGCGCGCCCAGGAGATCACCGACCTCGCGCTCGTCAGCGGCTCCGCCTCGCTGGAGCGCATCGCCGCCGGCACCGCGATCGACGCGGGCGGCCTGGTGCCCGATCTGCACGACACCAACAGCTGGATCCAGACGGTCTCGGAGGTCGACCCGGTCGAGCTCCTGGAAGTGCAGCTCTGCAACTCCACGGCGCCGTTCATCCTGATCAGCAGGCTGCGGCCGGCCATGGCCGCCGCGGCGGGCCGCCGCAAGTACGTCGTGAACGTGTCGGCGATGGAAGGTGTCTTCAGCCGTGGCTACAAGGGTGCGGGCCACCCGCACACCAACATGGCCAAGGCGGCGCTGAACATGCTGACCCGCACCAGCGCGCAGGAGATGTTCGAAAAGGACGGCATCCTGATGACGGCCGTGGACACCGGCTGGATCACCGACGAGCGGCCGCACCCGGACAAGATGCGCCTGGCGGAGGAGGGCTTCCACGCTCCGCTGGACCTCGTCGACGGCGCCGCCCGCGTGTACGACCCGATCGTGCGGGGCGAGGCCGGCGAGGATCTGTTCGGTTGCTTCCTGAAGGACTACGCCCCCGCCAACTGGTGA
- the panD gene encoding aspartate 1-decarboxylase: MLRTMFKSKIHRATVTQADLHYVGSVTVDRDLMDAADLLPGELVHIVDITNGARLETYVIEGERGSGVIGINGAAAHLVHPGDLVILISYAQVDDAEARSLVPSVVHVDAANRIVALGDDASEPVPGSGTVRPPHAVV; this comes from the coding sequence ATGCTTCGCACCATGTTCAAGTCCAAGATCCACCGCGCCACCGTCACCCAGGCCGACCTGCACTACGTCGGGTCCGTCACGGTCGACCGCGACCTGATGGACGCCGCCGACCTGCTGCCCGGCGAGCTCGTGCACATCGTCGACATCACCAACGGCGCCCGCCTGGAGACCTATGTGATCGAGGGCGAGCGCGGCAGCGGCGTCATCGGGATCAACGGGGCCGCCGCCCACCTCGTGCACCCCGGCGACCTGGTCATCCTGATCAGCTACGCGCAGGTCGACGACGCCGAGGCGCGCTCGCTCGTCCCGAGCGTCGTGCACGTGGACGCGGCCAACCGCATCGTCGCGCTCGGCGACGACGCCTCCGAGCCGGTCCCCGGCAGCGGGACGGTCCGCCCCCCGCACGCAGTGGTCTAG
- a CDS encoding transglycosylase family protein, which yields MAGTGRHRRYQPSRLNRASLTVTAGGAGMALPLVGAGTADAASVDTWEKVAACESTGNWSVNTGNGHYGGLQFSQSTWEAYGGTRYAPRADLATKDQQIAIAEKVLEGQGPRAWPSCSQQAGLARGGDAPGVAPASHTAARPAAAPKATPTTVPTQREGYTVARGDSLSGIAERQQVDGGWQRLYQQNRATVGDDPNLIFPGQRLVLRAPAKAADRPDSGRPAAGKPAKPSAERGKQAPAPERKTAPKPEAKPDRKTPAPKTEAAPRPKPKTQQTKTRTEERKSGFSAPVSAGPSTAYRKSGSSWSSGYHTGVDFAVPTGTSVKAVTSGKVVSAGWAGAYGYEVVIRHHDGRYSQYAHLSALNVRAGQQVAPGQRIARSGSTGNSTGPHLHFEIRTGPGYGSDIDPLAYLRSGGVSV from the coding sequence ATGGCCGGAACCGGTCGACACCGTCGTTATCAGCCGAGTCGGCTCAACAGGGCGTCACTCACGGTCACGGCGGGCGGGGCCGGCATGGCCCTTCCGCTGGTCGGAGCGGGCACGGCGGACGCCGCCTCCGTGGACACCTGGGAGAAGGTCGCCGCCTGCGAGTCGACCGGCAACTGGTCGGTCAACACGGGCAACGGCCACTACGGCGGACTCCAGTTCAGCCAGTCCACGTGGGAGGCGTACGGCGGCACCCGGTACGCCCCGCGCGCCGACCTCGCCACCAAGGACCAGCAGATCGCGATCGCCGAGAAGGTCCTGGAGGGCCAGGGCCCCCGGGCATGGCCCTCCTGCTCGCAGCAGGCCGGTCTCGCCCGCGGCGGCGACGCCCCGGGCGTCGCGCCGGCCTCGCACACCGCCGCCCGCCCGGCGGCCGCCCCCAAGGCGACCCCGACGACGGTGCCCACCCAGCGCGAGGGGTACACGGTCGCGCGCGGCGACTCGCTGTCGGGCATCGCCGAACGGCAGCAGGTCGACGGCGGCTGGCAGCGGCTCTACCAGCAGAACCGCGCGACCGTCGGCGACGATCCGAACCTCATCTTCCCGGGACAGCGCCTGGTGCTGCGCGCCCCCGCCAAGGCCGCCGACCGGCCGGACAGCGGACGCCCCGCGGCCGGGAAGCCGGCGAAGCCGTCCGCCGAGCGCGGCAAGCAGGCGCCGGCCCCGGAGCGGAAGACCGCGCCGAAGCCCGAGGCGAAGCCGGACCGGAAGACGCCCGCGCCGAAGACCGAGGCGGCGCCGAGACCGAAGCCGAAGACCCAGCAGACGAAGACGCGCACGGAGGAGAGGAAGTCCGGCTTCAGCGCGCCCGTCTCCGCCGGGCCCTCCACCGCCTACCGCAAGTCGGGCAGCTCCTGGTCCAGCGGCTACCACACGGGCGTCGACTTCGCCGTCCCCACCGGGACGTCCGTGAAGGCGGTCACCTCGGGGAAGGTCGTCTCCGCCGGCTGGGCCGGCGCGTACGGCTACGAGGTGGTCATCCGCCACCACGACGGCCGCTACAGCCAGTACGCCCACCTCTCCGCGCTGAACGTGCGTGCCGGCCAGCAGGTGGCCCCTGGCCAGCGCATCGCCCGCTCAGGATCCACCGGGAACAGCACGGGGCCCCATCTCCACTTCGAGATCAGGACCGGTCCCGGCTACGGATCGGACATCGATCCGCTCGCCTACCTCCGGTCCGGCGGCGTGTCGGTCTGA